From a region of the Mycoplasma miroungigenitalium genome:
- a CDS encoding DegV family protein: protein MKKLGIVLDSFVCLSKQEVNDLGYAYIPLITEVDGTSFLDGVDVDRFDLLQKMTQTDDIRTSLPYMSTFEETFSKVCKEYDEVIYLPISSKLSSTNSAASNFLDEFPNLHIVDTSLVGDQMLEVSKFAIKHYEKYQDIDKLIEKIQEISDNSLVFILPLNIKYLVKGGRVGSFKKFLLGALSKVKLSPYVKFDKTGTSTGGIGRGPKGAIKQIISKFEEFTGLDRKNIKSKYKLFTINGIDKEFNDLAINSFKTAGLDFDGTKVNSTVVAIHTGPEAHAYSIMPILDNLD, encoded by the coding sequence ATGAAGAAATTAGGAATCGTTTTAGACTCATTTGTATGTTTGTCTAAACAAGAAGTTAATGATTTAGGATATGCTTATATACCATTAATTACTGAAGTAGATGGGACATCATTCTTAGATGGCGTCGATGTTGATCGTTTTGATTTATTACAAAAAATGACCCAAACCGATGACATCCGAACTTCATTACCATACATGTCAACATTCGAAGAAACCTTCAGTAAAGTTTGCAAGGAATATGATGAGGTAATTTACCTACCAATTTCATCTAAATTATCATCAACAAACAGTGCAGCTTCAAACTTCTTAGACGAATTTCCAAATTTACATATCGTCGATACTTCTCTAGTGGGTGATCAAATGTTAGAAGTTTCTAAGTTTGCAATCAAACATTACGAAAAATATCAAGATATTGATAAATTGATTGAAAAAATTCAAGAAATTTCAGATAATTCTTTGGTATTTATCTTACCGTTGAACATAAAATATCTTGTTAAAGGTGGACGTGTTGGATCATTCAAGAAATTTCTGCTAGGAGCATTATCAAAAGTAAAACTATCTCCTTATGTAAAATTCGATAAGACGGGTACATCAACAGGCGGTATTGGCCGCGGACCAAAAGGAGCGATTAAACAAATTATAAGTAAGTTTGAAGAGTTTACTGGTTTGGACCGCAAAAACATAAAATCAAAATATAAACTATTTACCATAAATGGAATCGATAAAGAATTTAATGATTTAGCTATCAATTCATTCAAAACAGCCGGGTTGGATTTTGATGGAACCAAAGTCAATTCTACAGTAGTGGCAATTCACACAGGACCTGAAGCTCACGCTTATTCGATAATGCCAATCTTAGACAATCTAGATTAA
- the tsf gene encoding translation elongation factor Ts, producing the protein MANQLALIKELRERTGGGMIDCKKALEANDWDVEKSITWLKSNGKIKAAKKAGRVSAEGLVAIATNENEAIMLEVNCETDFVAKNDDFKKLVDKFASLLLNSKATTVEEFLDVKDNGETVANILDDATATIGEKLSIRRFARYQAQNGQSVGAFAHVNGQIAALVNVSGSNPEVSRNVAMHMAAMKPEYVFESEVPADKLETLKAEFVIPAGFDKKPENIQKMIIEGSLNKKLAEIVLVKQGFMMEESVSIEKYLANHGLNLLEAVRFGVGEGIEKRQDDFAAEVAAQIAKNE; encoded by the coding sequence ATGGCCAATCAATTAGCTCTAATTAAAGAACTACGTGAACGTACCGGCGGCGGTATGATCGACTGTAAAAAAGCTCTTGAAGCAAATGATTGAGACGTTGAAAAATCAATTACTTGATTAAAAAGCAATGGTAAAATCAAGGCTGCTAAAAAAGCTGGTCGTGTTTCAGCCGAAGGTTTAGTCGCTATAGCAACTAACGAAAATGAAGCAATCATGTTAGAAGTTAACTGTGAAACAGACTTTGTTGCTAAAAACGATGACTTTAAAAAATTAGTGGATAAATTCGCATCATTATTACTAAATTCTAAAGCTACAACAGTTGAAGAATTTCTAGATGTAAAAGACAACGGAGAAACTGTTGCAAACATTTTAGATGATGCTACCGCAACTATCGGAGAAAAATTATCAATCCGTCGTTTTGCTAGATACCAAGCTCAAAATGGTCAATCTGTAGGAGCTTTCGCACACGTTAATGGTCAAATTGCTGCTTTAGTTAATGTTTCTGGTTCAAATCCTGAAGTTTCGAGAAATGTTGCTATGCATATGGCAGCAATGAAACCGGAATATGTATTCGAATCAGAAGTTCCAGCTGACAAATTGGAAACACTAAAAGCAGAATTTGTTATTCCTGCTGGATTTGATAAAAAACCTGAAAACATTCAAAAAATGATTATTGAAGGTTCTTTAAATAAAAAACTTGCTGAAATTGTACTTGTTAAACAAGGTTTCATGATGGAAGAAAGTGTTTCAATCGAAAAGTACTTAGCAAACCACGGCTTAAATCTATTAGAAGCTGTTCGTTTCGGAGTTGGTGAAGGTATCGAAAAACGTCAAGATGATTTCGCTGCTGAAGTTGCCGCTCAAATCGCTAAAAACGAATAA
- the rpsB gene encoding 30S ribosomal protein S2, with product MTDKKEVSTKKVEETQNKNPIVSKDKLLEAGAYFGHKASLWNPKMKDYLYPQQKRGIHIINTSVTIQRLEFAYNLLYKFVSKNPRAQFIFVGTKKQAKDTIKENALRTNSFYVTDRWLGGTLTNSSTIFSRVRTMEELEEKAQNGFEGYVKKEKLMFQKQLDKLHKNLNGIRKMRGLPTFMIVADPNEDEIAVKEARKKGVKVIGILDSNSNPDAVDFGIPANDDSAKSINLIITILADAIATARGGKAKYAYRSDSEVELPKFEPETKNFTRKPSNRKPFVKRNNEEVETQTNEEEKGE from the coding sequence ATGACAGATAAAAAAGAAGTTTCAACTAAAAAAGTTGAAGAAACTCAAAACAAAAACCCAATCGTTTCTAAAGATAAACTATTAGAAGCGGGAGCTTACTTTGGACACAAAGCAAGTTTATGAAACCCTAAAATGAAGGACTACCTATACCCACAACAAAAAAGAGGTATTCACATCATTAACACAAGTGTTACTATTCAACGTTTAGAATTTGCATACAACTTGCTATACAAATTCGTATCAAAAAACCCACGTGCACAATTCATTTTTGTCGGTACTAAAAAACAAGCTAAAGACACAATTAAAGAAAATGCTTTAAGAACAAACAGTTTTTATGTAACTGACAGATGATTAGGTGGTACATTAACTAACTCATCAACAATTTTCAGTAGAGTTAGAACTATGGAAGAACTTGAAGAAAAAGCTCAAAACGGTTTTGAAGGATACGTTAAAAAAGAAAAATTAATGTTCCAAAAACAATTAGATAAACTACACAAAAACCTAAACGGTATTAGAAAAATGCGTGGTTTACCAACATTTATGATCGTTGCCGACCCTAACGAAGATGAAATCGCCGTTAAGGAAGCACGTAAAAAAGGTGTTAAAGTTATTGGTATTCTAGACTCAAACTCAAACCCAGATGCAGTTGACTTTGGAATCCCAGCTAACGATGACTCAGCTAAAAGTATTAATTTAATTATTACTATCCTAGCTGATGCTATCGCTACTGCTCGTGGAGGTAAAGCAAAATACGCTTACAGATCAGATTCAGAAGTTGAATTGCCTAAATTTGAACCTGAAACCAAAAACTTCACAAGAAAACCTTCAAATCGTAAACCTTTTGTAAAAAGAAATAACGAAGAAGTTGAAACACAAACTAACGAAGAAGAAAAAGGAGAATAA
- a CDS encoding M13-type metalloendopeptidase, with translation MRKEIKDNLFESVNHDWLQNAKIPADRSYFGEFSELDIKNEKRIARLAKQLVKRELENKLIDQNLVNFAKYYSLTSNFEKREKAGTAPLTPYVNELLGLKNIDEFNDYFVKFALRDYALPVIFHISTDLKNSNNQILICLIASHILPDKSHYENPETKSKFLKVAKKMFKKLLAPFIPDVKKVNNVIKLALQYDELIAKYSLTSLQKAKYVELYKPYAFEKIVKQTENFKIENILSQLINKPIDKIVFFDDNFAKNIDKLFNPKHFERLKAWLVVNLVKNFSGYLDDKTRVNATLYKRFISGQSKASNKNKDALNLALEYFKMPVGLHYGQNYFGVRAKKNVENMIKHMIKIYKKNLENNDWLSDKTKEKAIIKLNNLGVHVGFPKEIEPFYKDLKVVSDSIIENVFEFNKIINRYSFNKFNEKPNKNYWSMSPATVNAYFNPSMNHIVFPAAVLDGAFYSLKHSSSENYGGIGAVIAHEISHAFDNNGALFDENGEMNTWWTEEDFATFKDKTKSMIELFDGLDTKYGKCNGTLTVSENIADAGGLACALEAAKQEPDYNPKEFFINWARVWKWISKPEMAVRLLETDTHAPCELRANIQAANTEEFTKTFDVKPGDKMYIAPEKRVKIW, from the coding sequence ATGAGAAAAGAAATTAAAGACAATTTATTTGAATCAGTTAATCACGATTGATTACAAAACGCAAAAATTCCAGCTGATCGCTCGTATTTTGGCGAATTTAGTGAGCTTGATATTAAAAATGAAAAAAGAATTGCAAGACTTGCTAAACAATTAGTGAAAAGAGAACTGGAAAATAAATTAATTGACCAAAATTTAGTTAATTTTGCCAAATATTACTCATTAACGAGTAATTTTGAAAAACGTGAAAAAGCAGGAACTGCTCCATTAACACCCTATGTCAACGAATTGCTTGGTTTAAAAAATATTGATGAATTTAACGATTATTTCGTAAAGTTTGCTTTGCGCGACTATGCATTACCAGTAATATTTCATATATCAACTGATTTAAAAAATTCAAACAACCAAATTCTAATATGTTTAATTGCAAGTCATATTTTGCCTGATAAATCACATTATGAAAACCCAGAAACAAAATCTAAATTTTTAAAAGTTGCTAAAAAAATGTTTAAGAAATTATTAGCACCTTTTATCCCTGATGTAAAGAAAGTAAATAATGTGATTAAATTAGCATTACAATATGATGAGTTAATTGCAAAATATTCATTAACATCTTTACAAAAAGCAAAATATGTTGAATTGTATAAACCATACGCTTTTGAAAAAATCGTTAAACAAACAGAAAACTTTAAGATTGAAAACATCTTAAGTCAATTAATAAATAAGCCTATCGATAAAATTGTGTTTTTTGACGATAATTTTGCAAAAAATATTGATAAATTGTTCAATCCTAAGCATTTTGAAAGATTAAAAGCATGATTAGTTGTTAATCTAGTTAAAAACTTTTCAGGTTACTTGGATGATAAAACCAGAGTTAACGCGACTTTATATAAAAGATTTATTTCCGGTCAATCAAAAGCTTCGAATAAAAACAAGGATGCCCTGAATTTAGCTTTAGAATACTTTAAAATGCCAGTAGGTCTACATTATGGACAAAATTATTTTGGAGTAAGAGCAAAGAAAAATGTAGAAAACATGATTAAACATATGATCAAAATCTATAAGAAAAATCTTGAAAATAATGATTGATTAAGTGATAAAACCAAGGAAAAAGCAATTATTAAGTTAAATAACCTTGGCGTACACGTTGGTTTCCCGAAAGAAATAGAACCATTTTATAAAGATTTAAAGGTTGTTTCAGATTCTATTATTGAAAATGTTTTTGAATTTAACAAAATTATCAATCGGTATTCATTTAATAAATTCAACGAGAAACCAAATAAAAATTACTGATCTATGTCTCCAGCAACAGTAAATGCATACTTCAATCCATCAATGAATCATATTGTCTTTCCTGCAGCGGTGCTAGATGGTGCATTCTATTCTTTAAAACATTCATCGTCTGAGAATTACGGAGGAATTGGCGCCGTTATCGCTCATGAAATTTCACACGCCTTCGATAATAATGGAGCATTATTTGATGAAAACGGTGAAATGAACACATGATGAACTGAGGAAGATTTTGCAACATTTAAAGATAAAACTAAGTCAATGATTGAATTGTTTGATGGATTAGACACAAAATATGGTAAATGTAACGGTACATTAACTGTTAGTGAAAATATCGCTGATGCTGGTGGGTTGGCATGTGCTTTAGAAGCTGCTAAACAAGAACCGGATTACAATCCGAAAGAATTTTTCATAAATTGAGCCCGTGTTTGAAAATGAATCAGCAAGCCAGAAATGGCTGTAAGATTATTAGAAACTGATACCCACGCACCTTGTGAATTAAGAGCTAATATTCAAGCTGCTAATACAGAAGAATTTACTAAAACTTTCGATGTCAAACCTGGTGATAAAATGTATATCGCACCAGAAAAACGTGTAAAAATTTGATAA